A window of Juglans regia cultivar Chandler chromosome 7, Walnut 2.0, whole genome shotgun sequence contains these coding sequences:
- the LOC108980153 gene encoding probable disease resistance protein At5g66900 isoform X1, with protein sequence MTSLVVANAALGAAFERAFSLLHEAITDVIYKTRMYESILQRLKDTLDHMRPLVEKMLLSNRERDLPEEPTKRLIKRMEKGEKRVRRYSTLPWWKYLVRFHYANKLLELEKDLGRFFKVDLSAWNAMNVMNVLESVKGVKDIRERLSLTRLNSVASCSVPRFRDFVIGLDVPLKELKMQLLKVEVSMLVLTAPGGCGKTTLAKMLGHDDHIKGIFKENIFFVPVSKTPNLKVIIQKLLGKDDPAFQSDEDAIDQLEQMLLAKLNKPILLILDDVWSGSESLLEKFAFGLPNYKILVTSRTAFPRFNFTYKLKPLNDDDAMEVFRHSAGLQDGSSSYIPDEEVVKKIVKGCGGFPLALKVVGKSLCGQSAAIWLLREKKLSDGHSILDTDIDSDLLECFQSSLEFKGNEMILRECFMDLGSFPEDQKIPVGALIDMWSELYELVEDGLHVIANLHEINTRNLADLVVTRQDASLVGSYCSEDFVLQHDLLRELAIHQCSLEPVEQRKRLIIDISGNNIPKWWMEQRLQPINAQLLSISTDETFSSSWCNLLPAKVEVLVLNFQTKNYRLPGFVEKMDKLKALIVTNYGFFPAELGNIQLLESLPNLKRIRLQKVSIPSIFKTPPPLRNLEKISLFMCNLGQNFRNCSIEISNAWSNLKEIIIDYCNDLLEFPTWLCYIVSLKKLSITNCHKLFALPIEIRELTSLEVLSLRSCTNLSELPESVTSLQNLRILDISDCLSISKLPKHIGELRNLNEIHMTGCLRLRNPLPPSTMDLEKLKRVVCDGERAKLWEPIQEFCMDGTRIEIRIAEKDINLNWLANRL encoded by the exons ATGACATCCTTAGTTGTTGCAAACGCCGCTCTGGGTGCAGCATTTGAAAGGGCATTTTCGTTGTTGCATGAAGCAATTACGGATGTGATATACAAAACCCGCATGTACGAATCCATTCTCCAACGGCTCAAAGACACGCTAGATCATATGCGCCCTCTGGTTGAGAAGATGTTGTTGTCAAACAGGGAACGGGATCTCCCAGAAGAGCCAACAAAGCGCTTGATCAAACGAATGGAGAAGGGCGAGAAGCGCGTTAGGAGGTACTCGACGCTCCCATGGTGGAAATACCTCGTGCGGTTCCATTATGCGAACAAACTTTTGGAGTTGGAAAAGGACCTTGGCAGGTTCTTTAAGGTTGACCTATCGGCTTGGAATGCGATGAATGTGATGAATGTGTTGGAGTCTGTGAAGGGTGTAAAGGATATTCGTGAGCGACTGAGTTTGACCCGGCTGAATAGTGTTGCGTCGTGTTCGGTTCCTCGATTCCGGGATTTTGTAATTGGGTTGGATGTGCCTTTGAAGGAGTTGAAAATGCAGCTGCTGAAGGTGGAGGTGTCAATGCTTGTCTTGACTGCTCCCGGAGGATGCGGGAAGACCACTTTGGCGAAAATGCTTGGTCACGATGACCACATTAAAG GCATATTTAAGGAGAATATTTTCTTTGTCCCCGTCTCAAAAACTCCAAACCTGAAGGTCATTATACAAAAACTACTCGGAAAGGATGATCCTGCGTTTCAAAGTGATGAGGATGCAATCGACCAGCTGGAGCAAATGCTGCTAGCTAAGCTAAACAAACCTATATTGCTGATCCTGGATGATGTCTGGTCTGGATCGGAATCCCTTCTAGAGAAATTTGCGTTTGGTTTGCCTAATTACAAGATTCTAGTGACTTCAAGAACTGCCTTTCCAAGATTTAACTTCACATATAAGTTAAAACCAttaaatgatgatgatgcaaTGGAAGTCTTTCGTCATTCAGCAGGCCTGCAAGATGGGAGCTCCTCTTACATTCCAGATGAAGAAGTGGTTAAAAAG ATAGTGAAAGGCTGTGGGGGGTTTCCACTGGCCCTTAAAGTGGTTGGAAAATCACTCTGTGGGCAGTCTGCTGCGATCTGGCTccttagagagaaaaaattgtcTGATGGTCATTCTATCCTTGATACTGATATTGACAGTGACCTGCTTGAGTGTTTTCAAAGCAGTCTAGAATTCAAAGGTAATGAGATGATCCTGAGGGAGTGTTTCATGGACTTGGGTTCATTTCCTGAGGACCAAAAGATCCCTGTTGGTGCCCTCATTGATATGTGGTCAGAACTATATGAACTAGTTGAAGATGGCCTCCATGTAATTGCCAACCTACATGAAATCAACACCCGGAATCTAGCTGATCTAGTGGTCACAAG GCAGGATGCAAGTTTGGTTGGCAGCTACTGCAGTGAAGACTTCGTCTTACAACATGATCTTCTTAGAGAGCTAGCTATCCATCAGTGTAGCCTGGAGCCAGTAGAACAAAGGAAAAGACTGATCATAGACATAAGTGGAAACAATATTCCCAAATGGTGGATGGAACAGAGGCTGCAACCTATCAATGCCCAACTCTTATCTATCTCAACTG ATGAAACGTTCTCCTCAAGTTGGTGCAATCTTCTACCAGCCAAAGTTGAGGTTCTAGTTCTGAATTTTCAAACAAAGAACTACCGCTTGCCTGGGTTTGTggagaaaatggataaattaaaGGCTTTGATTGTCACAAACTATGGTTTCTTTCCAGCCGAATTAGGTAACATTCAGTTACTTGAGTCTTTACCGAATCTAAAGAGAATTAGGTTGCAAAAGGTTTCAATTCCTTCCATTTTCAAGACCCCACCACCATTAAGGAATTTGGAGAAGATATCCTTGTTTATGTGTAATCTTGGTCAGAATTTTAGGAACTGCAGTATCGAGATCTCAAATGCATGGTCAAATCTGAAGGAGATAATCATTGACTACTGCAATGATTTGTTGGAATTTCCTACGTGGCTGTGTTATATTGTCAGCCTTAAGAAACTCAGCATAACCAATTGCCATAAGCTGTTTGCACTGCCCATAGAGATTAGAGAGCTGACGAGTTTAGAAGTCCTGAGTCTTAGGTCTTGTACTAATTTGTCAGAGTTGCCGGAGTCAGTTACTAGCCTCCAGAACTTACGCATTCTTGACATATCCGACTGCCTAAGCATTAGCAAGTTGCCAAAACATATTGGCGAGTTGCGGAATTTGAATGAGATCCACATGACAGGGTGCTTGAGATTGCGTAATCCATTGCCGCCATCAACTATGGATCTTGAGAAGTTGAAGCGTGTAGTATGTGACGGAGAGAGAGCCAAGTTATGGGAGCCTATCCAGGAGTTCTGCATGGACGGCACCCGTATAGAGATAAGGATAGCTGAGAAAGATATCAACTTGAACTGGCTTGCTAATCGTTTATGA
- the LOC108980153 gene encoding probable disease resistance protein At5g66900 isoform X2 — MASVVVANAALGGAFERVFSLLYETIKDVINKTRMYESILQRLKDTLDLMRPLVKNMLLSNRERDLPEEPTKRLIERMEKGEKRVWKYSKLPWWKYLVRFHYANKLLELEKDLGRFFKVDLSAWNAMNTLESMKGVKDLSERLSLTRLNSVASCAVPRFREFVIGLDVPLKELKMQLLKVEVSMLVLTAPGGCGKTTLAKMLGDDKEIKGIFKENIFFVHVSKIPNLKVIIQKLLCKDDPDFQSDEDAIEQLEQMLRNEVNENKSILLILDDVWSGSESLLEKFAFGLPNYKILVTSRTAFPRFSFTYKLKPLNDDDAMKVFRHSAGLQDGSSSDGEMVKKIVKGCGGFPLALKVVGKSLCGKSAAIWLLRVKKLSDGCSILDTDIESELLECLQSSLDFKGHEMMLRECFMDLGSFPEDQKIPVGALIDMWSELYELVADGIHAIANLHEINTLNLASLVVTRQDASEVGSYYSEDFVLQHDLLRELAIHQSSQEPLEQRKRLIIDISGNNIPKWWMEQRQQPINAQLLSISTGEKFSSWCNILPAKVEVLVLNFQTKNYGLPEFLEKMDKLKVLIVTNYGFFRAELGNVQLLGSLPNLKRIRLQKVSIPSIFKIPLPLRNLEKISLFMCNIGQNFRNCSVEISNAWTNLMEINIDYCNDLLEIPTCLCYVVSLKKLSVTNCHKLFALPIEIRELASLEVLRLRSCTNLSELPESVTSLQNLRILDISNCLSISKLPKHIGELHNLNEIHMTGCLRLRSPLPPSTMNLEKLKLVICDEERGKLWEPIREYFHMFLSLHIDIRIAEKDINLNWLANRF; from the exons ATGGCATCCGTAGTTGTTGCAAACGCCGCTCTGGGTGGAGCATTTGAAAGGGTATTTTCGTTGTTGTATGAAACAATTAAGGATGTGATAAACAAAACCCGCATGTACGAATCCATTCTCCAACGGCTCAAAGACACGCTAGATCTTATGCGCCCTCTGGTTAAGAATATGTTGTTGTCAAACAGGGAACGGGATCTCCCAGAAGAGCCAACAAAGCGCTTGATCGAACGAATGGAGAAGGGCGAGAAGCGCGTTTGGAAGTACTCGAAGCTCCCATGGTGGAAATACCTCGTGCGGTTCCATTATGCGAACAAACTTTTGGAGTTGGAAAAGGACCTTGGTAGGTTCTTTAAGGTTGACCTATCGGCTTGGAATGCGATGAATACGTTGGAGTCTATGAAGGGAGTAAAGGATCTTAGTGAGCGACTGAGTTTGACCCGGCTGAATAGTGTTGCATCGTGCGCGGTTCCTCGATTCCGGGAATTTGTAATTGGGTTGGATGTGCCTTTGAAGGAGTTGAAAATGCAGCTGCTGAAGGTGGAAGTGTCAATGCTTGTCTTAACTGCTCCCGGAGGATGCGGGAAGACCACTTTGGCGAAAATGCTTGGTGACGATAAGGAAATTAAAG gCATATTTAAGGAGAATATTTTCTTTGTCCACGTCTCAAAAATTCCAAACCTGAAGGTCATTATACAAAAACTACTCTGTAAGGATGATCCTGATTTTCAAAGTGATGAAGATGCAATCGAGCAGCTGGAGCAAATGCTGCGGAATGAAGTTAATGAAAACAAATCTATATTGCTGATCCTGGATGATGTCTGGTCTGGATCGGAATCCCTTCTAGAGAAATTTGCGTTTGGTTTGCCTAATTACAAGATTCTAGTGACTTCAAGAACTGCCTTTCCAAGATTTAGCTTCACATATAAGTTAAAACCAttaaatgatgatgatgcaaTGAAAGTCTTTCGTCATTCAGCAGGCCTGCAAGATGGGAGTTCCTCTGATGGAGAAATGGTTAAAAAG ATAGTGAAAGGCTGTGGGGGGTTTCCACTGGCCCTTAAAGTGGTTGGAAAATCACTCTGTGGGAAGTCTGCTGCGATCTGGCTCCTTAGAGTGAAAAAATTGTCTGATGGTTGTTCTATCCTTGATACCGATATTGAAAGTGAACTGCTTGAGTGTCTTCAAAGCAGTCTAGATTTCAAAGGTCATGAGATGATGCTGAGGGAGTGTTTCATGGACTTGGGTTCGTTTCCTGAGGACCAAAAGATCCCTGTTGGTGCCCTCATTGATATGTGGTCAGAACTATATGAACTAGTTGCAGATGGCATCCATGCAATTGCCAACCTACATGAAATCAACACCCTGAATCTAGCTAGTCTAGTGGTCACaag GCAGGACGCAAGTGAGGTTGGCAGCTACTACAGTGAAGACTTTGTCTTACAACATGATCTTCTTAGAGAGCTAGCTATCCATCAGAGTAGCCAGGAGCCATTAGAGCAAAGGAAAAGACTGATCATAGACATAAGTGGAAACAATATTCCCAAATGGTGGATGGAACAGAGACAGCAACCTATCAACGCCCAACTCTTATCCATCTCTACTG GTGAAAAGTTCTCAAGTTGGTGCAATATTCTACCGGCCAAAGTTGAGGTTCTAGTTCTGAATTTTCAAACAAAGAATTATGGCTTACCtgagtttttggagaaaatggataaattaaaGGTTTTGATTGTCACAAACTATGGTTTCTTTCGAGCCGAATTAGGAAACGTTCAGCTACTTGGGTCTCTACCGAATCTAAAGAGAATTAGGTTACAAAAGGTTTCAATTCCTTCCATTTTCAAGATCCCACTACCGTTGAGGAACTTGGAGAAGATATCCTTGTTTATGTGTAATATTGGTCAGAATTTTAGGAACTGCAGTGTCGAGATCTCGAATGCATGGACAAATCTGATGGAGATAAACATTGACTACTGCAATGATTTGTTGGAAATTCCTACGTGCCTGTGTTATGTTGTCAGCCTTAAGAAACTCAGCGTAACCAATTGCCATAAGCTGTTTGCACTGCCCATAGAGATTAGAGAGTTGGCGAGTTTAGAAGTCCTGAGACTTAGGTCTTGTACTAATTTGTCAGAGTTGCCGGAGTCAGTTACAAGCCTCCAGAACTTACGCATTCTTGACATATCTAACTGCCTGAGCATTAGCAAGTTGCCAAAACATATTGGCGAATTGCATAATTTGAATGAGATCCACATGACAGGGTGCTTGAGATTGCGTAGTCCATTGCCGCCATCAACTATGAATCTTGAGAAGTTGAAGCTTGTAATATGTGACGAAGAGAGAGGCAAGTTATGGGAGCCTATCCGGGAGTACTTCCACATGTTCTTGAGCCTGCATATAGATATAAGGATAGCTGAAAAAGATATCAACTTGAACTGGCTTGCTAATCGTTTCTGA
- the LOC108980153 gene encoding probable disease resistance protein At5g66900 isoform X3: protein MASVVVANAALGGAFERVFSLLYETIKDVINKTRMYESILQRLKDTLDLMRPLVKNMLLSNRERDLPEEPTKRLIERMEKGEKRVWKYSKLPWWKYLVRFHYANKLLELEKDLGRFFKVDLSAWNAMNTLESMKGVKDLSERLSLTRLNSVASCAVPRFREFVIGLDVPLKELKMQLLKVEVSMLVLTAPGGCGKTTLAKMLGDDKEIKGIFKENIFFVPVSKTPNLKVIIQKLLGKDDPAFQSDEDAIDQLEQMLLAKLNKPILLILDDVWSGSESLLEKFAFGLPNYKILVTSRTAFPRFNFTYKLKPLNDDDAMEVFRHSAGLQDGSSSYIPDEEVVKKIVKGCGGFPLALKVVGKSLCGQSAAIWLLREKKLSDGHSILDTDIDSDLLECFQSSLEFKGNEMILRECFMDLGSFPEDQKIPVGALIDMWSELYELVEDGLHVIANLHEINTRNLADLVVTRQDASLVGSYCSEDFVLQHDLLRELAIHQCSLEPVEQRKRLIIDISGNNIPKWWMEQRLQPINAQLLSISTDETFSSSWCNLLPAKVEVLVLNFQTKNYRLPGFVEKMDKLKALIVTNYGFFPAELGNIQLLESLPNLKRIRLQKVSIPSIFKTPPPLRNLEKISLFMCNLGQNFRNCSIEISNAWSNLKEIIIDYCNDLLEFPTWLCYIVSLKKLSITNCHKLFALPIEIRELTSLEVLSLRSCTNLSELPESVTSLQNLRILDISDCLSISKLPKHIGELRNLNEIHMTGCLRLRNPLPPSTMDLEKLKRVVCDGERAKLWEPIQEFCMDGTRIEIRIAEKDINLNWLANRL, encoded by the exons ATGGCATCCGTAGTTGTTGCAAACGCCGCTCTGGGTGGAGCATTTGAAAGGGTATTTTCGTTGTTGTATGAAACAATTAAGGATGTGATAAACAAAACCCGCATGTACGAATCCATTCTCCAACGGCTCAAAGACACGCTAGATCTTATGCGCCCTCTGGTTAAGAATATGTTGTTGTCAAACAGGGAACGGGATCTCCCAGAAGAGCCAACAAAGCGCTTGATCGAACGAATGGAGAAGGGCGAGAAGCGCGTTTGGAAGTACTCGAAGCTCCCATGGTGGAAATACCTCGTGCGGTTCCATTATGCGAACAAACTTTTGGAGTTGGAAAAGGACCTTGGTAGGTTCTTTAAGGTTGACCTATCGGCTTGGAATGCGATGAATACGTTGGAGTCTATGAAGGGAGTAAAGGATCTTAGTGAGCGACTGAGTTTGACCCGGCTGAATAGTGTTGCATCGTGCGCGGTTCCTCGATTCCGGGAATTTGTAATTGGGTTGGATGTGCCTTTGAAGGAGTTGAAAATGCAGCTGCTGAAGGTGGAAGTGTCAATGCTTGTCTTAACTGCTCCCGGAGGATGCGGGAAGACCACTTTGGCGAAAATGCTTGGTGACGATAAGGAAATTAAAG GCATATTTAAGGAGAATATTTTCTTTGTCCCCGTCTCAAAAACTCCAAACCTGAAGGTCATTATACAAAAACTACTCGGAAAGGATGATCCTGCGTTTCAAAGTGATGAGGATGCAATCGACCAGCTGGAGCAAATGCTGCTAGCTAAGCTAAACAAACCTATATTGCTGATCCTGGATGATGTCTGGTCTGGATCGGAATCCCTTCTAGAGAAATTTGCGTTTGGTTTGCCTAATTACAAGATTCTAGTGACTTCAAGAACTGCCTTTCCAAGATTTAACTTCACATATAAGTTAAAACCAttaaatgatgatgatgcaaTGGAAGTCTTTCGTCATTCAGCAGGCCTGCAAGATGGGAGCTCCTCTTACATTCCAGATGAAGAAGTGGTTAAAAAG ATAGTGAAAGGCTGTGGGGGGTTTCCACTGGCCCTTAAAGTGGTTGGAAAATCACTCTGTGGGCAGTCTGCTGCGATCTGGCTccttagagagaaaaaattgtcTGATGGTCATTCTATCCTTGATACTGATATTGACAGTGACCTGCTTGAGTGTTTTCAAAGCAGTCTAGAATTCAAAGGTAATGAGATGATCCTGAGGGAGTGTTTCATGGACTTGGGTTCATTTCCTGAGGACCAAAAGATCCCTGTTGGTGCCCTCATTGATATGTGGTCAGAACTATATGAACTAGTTGAAGATGGCCTCCATGTAATTGCCAACCTACATGAAATCAACACCCGGAATCTAGCTGATCTAGTGGTCACAAG GCAGGATGCAAGTTTGGTTGGCAGCTACTGCAGTGAAGACTTCGTCTTACAACATGATCTTCTTAGAGAGCTAGCTATCCATCAGTGTAGCCTGGAGCCAGTAGAACAAAGGAAAAGACTGATCATAGACATAAGTGGAAACAATATTCCCAAATGGTGGATGGAACAGAGGCTGCAACCTATCAATGCCCAACTCTTATCTATCTCAACTG ATGAAACGTTCTCCTCAAGTTGGTGCAATCTTCTACCAGCCAAAGTTGAGGTTCTAGTTCTGAATTTTCAAACAAAGAACTACCGCTTGCCTGGGTTTGTggagaaaatggataaattaaaGGCTTTGATTGTCACAAACTATGGTTTCTTTCCAGCCGAATTAGGTAACATTCAGTTACTTGAGTCTTTACCGAATCTAAAGAGAATTAGGTTGCAAAAGGTTTCAATTCCTTCCATTTTCAAGACCCCACCACCATTAAGGAATTTGGAGAAGATATCCTTGTTTATGTGTAATCTTGGTCAGAATTTTAGGAACTGCAGTATCGAGATCTCAAATGCATGGTCAAATCTGAAGGAGATAATCATTGACTACTGCAATGATTTGTTGGAATTTCCTACGTGGCTGTGTTATATTGTCAGCCTTAAGAAACTCAGCATAACCAATTGCCATAAGCTGTTTGCACTGCCCATAGAGATTAGAGAGCTGACGAGTTTAGAAGTCCTGAGTCTTAGGTCTTGTACTAATTTGTCAGAGTTGCCGGAGTCAGTTACTAGCCTCCAGAACTTACGCATTCTTGACATATCCGACTGCCTAAGCATTAGCAAGTTGCCAAAACATATTGGCGAGTTGCGGAATTTGAATGAGATCCACATGACAGGGTGCTTGAGATTGCGTAATCCATTGCCGCCATCAACTATGGATCTTGAGAAGTTGAAGCGTGTAGTATGTGACGGAGAGAGAGCCAAGTTATGGGAGCCTATCCAGGAGTTCTGCATGGACGGCACCCGTATAGAGATAAGGATAGCTGAGAAAGATATCAACTTGAACTGGCTTGCTAATCGTTTATGA
- the LOC118349019 gene encoding germin-like protein subfamily 1 member 7, with translation MMNSKVVPKYAIVTLVLLAFACSFASAYDPSPLQDFCVAIDNPASAVFVNGKFCKDPKLVTADDFFRSVNIPGNTTNKVGSNVTAVTVEQLPGLNTLGISLARIDFAPRGLNPPHTHPRATEFLIVIEGTLHVGFVTSNADGNRLFTKVLNKGDVFVFPIGLIHFQLNVGNTKAVAFAGLSSQNPGVITIANAVFGSNPPINQDVLTKAFQVDKNLVNYLQQQF, from the exons ATGATGAACTCCAAGGTTGTTCCTAAGTACGCCATTGTAACTCTAGTCCTGTTGGCTTTCGCTTGTTCCTTCGCCTCTGCCTATGACCCCAGTCCCCTGCAGGACTTTTGTGTTGCAATTGACAATCCTGCTTCTGCCG TATTTGTGAATGGAAAGTTTTGCAAGGACCCAAAGCTTGTCACTGCTGATGATTTCTTCCGCTCAGTGAACATTCCCGGAAACACCACAAATAAAGTGGGGTCGAACGTCACCGCTGTGACAGTGGAACAATTACCAGGCCTCAACACCCTAGGCATATCCTTGGCTCGCATCGACTTTGCACCACGTGGCTTAAATCCTCCCCACACCCACCCTCGCGCCACTGAGTTTCTTATAGTCATAGAAGGTACTCTTCATGTTGGCTTTGTCACATCCAATGCAGATGGCAACCGCCTCTTCACCAAAGTTCTAAACAAGGGAGACGTCTTTGTGTTCCCAATTGGTCTCATTCACTTCCAGTTGAACGTGGGAAATACCAAGGCGGTTGCCTTTGCTGGTCTGAGCAGCCAGAATCCTGGGGTCATCACCATAGCCAATGCAGTCTTTGGATCCAATCCTCCCATCAATCAAGATGTTCTCACCAAGGCCTTCCAAGTGGACAAGAATCTGGTTAACTATCTTCAGCAACAGTTCTAA